A genome region from Streptomyces sp. NBC_01296 includes the following:
- a CDS encoding DUF2637 domain-containing protein, whose amino-acid sequence MRLTDISLDWLLPGSLLILGVLAAVAVLARGKREGDKGAADDTWERSEERRRRKEAVYGTASYVLLFCCAAVAAALSFHGLVGFGRQNLNLSGGWEYLVPFGLDGAAMFCSVLAVREASHGDAALGSRMLVWLFAGAAAWFNWVHAPRGAGHDGAPQFFSGMSLSAAVLFDRALKQTRRAALREQGLIPRPLPQIRMVRWLRAPRETFGAWSLMLLEGVRTLDEAVDEVREDKREREQDRHRRRDQNRLDRARIKALGRQNRAFGRSRARQVDVPGLAPGSGSAPVGAEPAIAETGQLPAPRRRPSLQAVHRTETAEVTGARTVDLTAEDDTQTIPRLDSLERKLKDLEQQFG is encoded by the coding sequence ATGAGACTGACCGACATATCGCTGGACTGGCTGCTGCCCGGCAGCCTGCTGATCCTGGGCGTACTTGCGGCAGTTGCGGTACTGGCCCGGGGCAAGCGGGAGGGCGACAAGGGCGCGGCAGACGACACGTGGGAGCGCAGCGAAGAGCGGCGGCGGCGCAAGGAAGCCGTCTACGGAACCGCCTCCTACGTCCTGCTGTTCTGCTGCGCGGCGGTGGCCGCCGCGCTCTCCTTCCACGGACTGGTCGGCTTCGGCCGGCAGAACCTGAACCTCTCCGGGGGCTGGGAGTACCTGGTCCCCTTCGGCCTCGACGGCGCCGCCATGTTCTGCTCGGTGCTCGCCGTCCGCGAGGCGAGCCACGGTGACGCGGCCCTCGGCTCCCGCATGCTGGTCTGGCTGTTCGCGGGCGCGGCCGCCTGGTTCAACTGGGTGCACGCTCCGCGCGGCGCCGGGCACGACGGGGCCCCGCAGTTCTTCTCCGGAATGTCGCTGTCGGCGGCCGTGCTCTTCGACCGCGCCCTCAAGCAGACCCGCCGGGCGGCGCTGCGCGAACAGGGCCTGATTCCACGGCCGTTGCCGCAGATCCGGATGGTCCGCTGGCTGCGGGCCCCCCGGGAGACCTTCGGCGCCTGGTCGCTCATGCTGCTCGAAGGGGTCCGCACCCTCGACGAGGCCGTCGACGAGGTGCGCGAGGACAAGCGCGAGCGGGAGCAGGACCGCCACCGCAGGCGCGACCAGAACCGGCTGGACCGGGCCCGCATCAAGGCCCTGGGCCGGCAGAACCGGGCGTTCGGGCGATCCCGCGCCCGCCAGGTCGACGTGCCGGGGCTGGCCCCCGGGTCGGGCTCCGCGCCGGTCGGCGCGGAGCCGGCCATAGCGGAAACGGGACAGCTGCCCGCCCCGCGCCGCCGGCCCTCCCTGCAGGCCGTGCACCGGACCGAGACCGCTGAGGTGACCGGCGCCCGGACGGTGGACCTCACCGCCGAGGACGACACCCAGACCATCCCCCGCCTCGACTCGCTCGAGCGCAAACTCAAGGACCTGGAGCAGCAGTTCGGCTGA
- a CDS encoding (2Fe-2S)-binding protein: MRVNFTVNGRPQEADDVWEGESLLYVLRERLGLPGSKNACEQGECGSCTVRLDGVPVCSCLVAAGQVQDRDVVTVEGLADFAKQREEHGHGGACGTGGGCGGNGVTTDEAKRWAAKPGDSQTGEGVELSGIQQAFIDAGAVQCGFCTPGLLVQADALLEQNSDPSDQDIREALSGNLCRCTGYEKILDAVRLAAARQGEAV; this comes from the coding sequence ATGCGCGTCAATTTCACTGTCAACGGCCGTCCGCAGGAAGCCGACGACGTCTGGGAGGGCGAGTCCCTCCTCTACGTCCTGCGCGAGCGCCTGGGCCTGCCGGGTTCGAAGAACGCCTGTGAGCAGGGCGAGTGCGGTTCCTGCACCGTCCGCCTCGACGGCGTGCCGGTCTGTTCCTGCCTGGTCGCGGCCGGTCAGGTCCAAGACCGCGACGTCGTGACCGTCGAGGGCCTGGCGGACTTCGCCAAGCAGCGCGAGGAGCACGGCCACGGCGGTGCCTGTGGCACCGGCGGCGGCTGCGGCGGCAACGGCGTCACCACCGACGAGGCCAAGCGCTGGGCCGCCAAGCCCGGTGACTCCCAGACCGGTGAGGGCGTCGAGCTCTCCGGCATCCAGCAGGCGTTCATCGACGCCGGCGCCGTCCAGTGCGGTTTCTGCACCCCCGGTCTGCTCGTCCAGGCGGACGCGCTCCTGGAGCAGAACTCCGACCCGTCCGACCAGGACATCCGTGAGGCCCTGTCCGGCAACCTCTGCCGCTGCACGGGTTACGAGAAGATCCTCGACGCGGTCCGCCTCGCGGCCGCCCGTCAGGGAGAGGCGGTCTGA
- a CDS encoding FAD binding domain-containing protein — protein sequence MDFLRPASWEEALAAKAEYPTAVPIAGGTDIMVEINFDHRRPEYLLDLNRIGLLREWEVGEEVTKLGASVPYTQIMENLRGTLPGLALASHTVASPQIRNRGGVGGNLGCASPAGDSHPALLAAGAEVEVESVRGSRLIPIDEFYTGVKRNALSADELIKTVHIKNATGPQQYSKVGSRNAMVIAVCAFGLALHPDTRTVRTGIGSAAPTPIRAKAAEEFLNAALEEGGFWESGKVITPSIAKQFGELATGAANPIDDVRGTAKYRRHAVGIMARRQLVWTWEQYRGTNGRSLEGAA from the coding sequence ATGGACTTCCTTCGCCCCGCCAGCTGGGAGGAGGCGCTCGCCGCTAAGGCCGAGTACCCCACAGCTGTGCCGATTGCGGGTGGCACCGACATCATGGTCGAGATCAACTTCGACCACCGCCGTCCGGAGTACCTCCTTGACCTCAACCGCATCGGACTGCTGCGGGAGTGGGAGGTAGGCGAGGAGGTCACCAAGCTGGGCGCCTCCGTCCCGTACACCCAGATCATGGAGAACCTGCGCGGCACGCTGCCGGGTCTCGCGCTCGCCTCGCACACGGTCGCGTCCCCGCAGATCCGCAACCGCGGCGGTGTCGGCGGCAACCTCGGTTGCGCCTCGCCCGCCGGTGACTCCCACCCCGCCCTCCTCGCCGCCGGCGCCGAGGTCGAGGTCGAGTCCGTACGCGGCTCCCGCCTCATCCCGATCGACGAGTTCTACACGGGCGTCAAGCGCAACGCGCTCTCCGCCGACGAGCTCATCAAGACGGTCCACATCAAGAACGCCACGGGCCCGCAGCAGTACTCCAAGGTCGGCTCCCGCAACGCGATGGTCATCGCCGTGTGCGCCTTCGGCCTGGCGCTGCACCCCGACACCCGGACGGTCCGCACCGGCATCGGTTCGGCCGCGCCGACCCCGATCCGGGCGAAGGCCGCCGAGGAGTTCCTGAACGCCGCGCTCGAAGAGGGCGGCTTCTGGGAGTCCGGCAAGGTCATCACCCCGTCGATCGCCAAGCAGTTCGGTGAGCTCGCCACCGGCGCGGCCAACCCGATCGACGACGTCCGCGGCACGGCGAAGTACCGCCGCCACGCGGTAGGCATCATGGCTCGCCGTCAGCTCGTCTGGACGTGGGAGCAGTACCGCGGCACGAACGGCCGCTCGCTTGAAGGGGCTGCGTAA
- a CDS encoding PucR family transcriptional regulator produces MRLRALLETEALGLRLLGGEDELDRTVRGVMTTDLRDPSRYLTGGELVLTGLAWRRNSADSEPFVRILASAGVAGLAAGEAELGDIPDDLVSACRRNRLPLFAVNEDVAFATITEYVVRQVSGERAGDLAAVVDRHRRLMTSGPAGGGPDVVLDLLTTDLDLRAWVLSPTGRQIAGAGEPLAPGVCAKLAGEHLAAVRTGRRGPHRISIQGITYSLFPIRGAGRGPGGPGARDVRESVLSDWLLAVEADAGDWPAERLDLLQGVTQLIAVERERRDAARTVRRRLAQEVLELVQTGAAPAEIAARLRVAAPVLLPGLGTAPHWQVVVARVDWEGGDIPGGPVAQSLLEEILIDPSVSGPEPSDRIAVAHAGDEAIALVPLPALPAEPGEEKGGPDSALHADELLSAVREPLQAGLADDGRITLGVSAAVHSAEGLRGALEEARHARRVAAARPGRVCAAGHHELASHVLLLPFVPDDVRRAFTARLLDPLRDYDRRHRAELIPTLEAFLDCDGSWTRCATRLHLHVNTLRYRVGRIEQLTSRDLSRLEDKLDFFLALRMS; encoded by the coding sequence ATGCGGCTGCGCGCACTGCTGGAAACCGAGGCGCTGGGGCTGCGGCTGCTGGGCGGCGAGGACGAACTCGACCGGACGGTCCGCGGCGTCATGACGACCGACCTGAGGGATCCCAGCCGATACCTCACCGGGGGCGAACTCGTCCTCACTGGCCTGGCCTGGCGAAGAAATTCAGCCGACTCCGAGCCGTTCGTACGAATCCTGGCGAGCGCGGGCGTCGCGGGCCTCGCGGCCGGCGAGGCGGAGCTCGGGGACATCCCCGACGATCTCGTTTCAGCCTGTCGGCGCAACCGGCTGCCGTTGTTCGCTGTGAACGAAGACGTTGCATTCGCCACGATCACGGAGTATGTGGTGCGGCAGGTCTCGGGGGAGCGCGCGGGCGATCTCGCGGCCGTCGTGGACCGGCACCGCCGCCTGATGACCTCGGGCCCCGCGGGCGGTGGACCCGACGTGGTGCTCGATCTGCTCACCACCGACCTCGATCTGCGCGCCTGGGTGCTGTCCCCCACGGGCCGGCAGATCGCCGGCGCGGGAGAACCCCTGGCACCAGGTGTCTGCGCGAAGCTGGCCGGCGAGCACCTGGCGGCGGTCCGCACCGGGCGCAGGGGCCCGCACCGGATCTCCATCCAGGGTATTACGTACTCCCTGTTCCCGATCAGGGGAGCGGGGCGGGGCCCGGGCGGTCCCGGGGCCCGTGACGTGCGCGAGAGCGTGCTCTCGGACTGGCTGCTGGCCGTCGAGGCGGACGCGGGCGACTGGCCCGCCGAGCGGCTCGACCTGCTGCAGGGCGTGACCCAGCTGATCGCCGTCGAGCGGGAGCGGCGCGACGCGGCCCGTACGGTGCGCCGCCGGCTCGCCCAGGAGGTGCTGGAGCTGGTCCAGACGGGCGCCGCGCCCGCCGAGATCGCCGCCCGCCTGCGGGTCGCGGCCCCGGTGCTGCTGCCCGGGCTGGGCACCGCCCCGCACTGGCAGGTCGTCGTGGCGCGGGTCGACTGGGAGGGCGGGGACATCCCCGGCGGCCCGGTGGCCCAGTCGCTGCTGGAGGAGATCCTGATCGACCCGTCCGTCTCGGGGCCCGAGCCCTCGGACCGGATCGCGGTGGCCCATGCGGGTGACGAGGCCATCGCGCTCGTACCGCTGCCCGCCCTGCCCGCCGAGCCCGGCGAGGAGAAGGGCGGCCCGGACAGCGCCCTGCACGCCGACGAGCTGCTCTCCGCCGTACGGGAGCCCCTGCAGGCGGGCCTCGCCGATGACGGCCGGATCACCCTGGGCGTGAGCGCGGCCGTGCACTCCGCGGAGGGGCTGCGCGGGGCGCTGGAGGAGGCCCGGCACGCCCGCCGGGTCGCCGCGGCGCGCCCGGGCCGGGTCTGCGCGGCGGGCCACCACGAGCTGGCCTCGCACGTACTGCTGCTGCCGTTCGTCCCGGACGACGTGCGCCGCGCCTTCACGGCGCGCCTGCTGGACCCGCTGCGGGACTACGACCGCCGCCACCGCGCGGAGCTCATTCCGACGCTGGAGGCGTTCTTGGACTGCGACGGCTCGTGGACGCGGTGTGCGACGCGGCTGCACCTGCACGTCAACACCCTGCGCTACCGGGTCGGGCGAATCGAGCAGTTGACGTCGCGTGACCTGTCGCGGCTGGAGGACAAGCTCGACTTCTTCCTGGCACTGCGGATGAGCTGA
- a CDS encoding xanthine dehydrogenase family protein molybdopterin-binding subunit has translation MAQNTRTVPAGTPTNVTQKHNKGGIGESILRPDGTLKVTGEFAYSSDMWHEDMLWGQTLRSTVAHAEIVSIDISEALAMPGVYSVLTYDDLPAEMKNYGLEIQDTPVLANGRVRHHGEPVALVAADHPETARRAAAKIKIDYRELPLVTDEASALAEGAPLIHEGRDDHHIGHVPHPNIVHRQPIIRGNVEEARKRADVIVEGEYTFGMQDQAFLGPESGLAVPSEDGGVELYVATQWLHSDLQQIAPVLGLPPEKVRMTLSGVGGAFGGREDISMQIHACLLALATNKPVKIVYNRFESFFGHVHRHPAKLYYEHGATKDGKLTHMKCKIVLDGGAYASASPAVVGNASSLSVGPYVLEDVDIEAIALYTNNPPCGAMRGFGAVQACFAYEAQMDKLAAKLGMDPVEFRQLNAMEMGTIMPTGQVVDAPAPVAELLRRVKARPLPPERQWETAGEGADVRALPGGLSNTTHGEGVVRGVGYAVGIKNVGFSEGFDDYSTARVRLEVINGEPVAMVHTAMAEVGQGGITVHTQIARTELGVTQVTIHPADTQVGSAGSTSASRQTYMTGGAVKNTCEAVREALLEIGRRKNGSYHPAWATAELLLEGGKVVTDAGEVLADIADILEGEAIDLELEFRHAATEPFDLVTGQGNGHVQYTFAAHRAVVEVDTELGLVKVVELATAQDVGKALNMLSVVGQIQGGTTQGLGVAIMEEIIVDPKTAKVRNPSFTDYLIPTILDTPTIPVDVLELADPKAPYGLRGMGEAPTLSSTPAVIAAIRQATGLEINKTPIRPEALTGTL, from the coding sequence ATGGCTCAGAACACCCGCACCGTGCCCGCCGGTACGCCGACGAACGTCACCCAGAAGCACAACAAGGGCGGCATCGGCGAATCGATTCTCCGCCCGGACGGCACCCTCAAGGTCACCGGTGAGTTCGCGTACTCCTCGGACATGTGGCACGAGGACATGCTCTGGGGCCAGACCCTGCGCAGCACCGTCGCCCACGCCGAGATCGTCTCCATCGACATCTCCGAGGCGCTCGCCATGCCCGGCGTGTACTCGGTGCTGACGTACGACGACCTGCCGGCCGAGATGAAGAACTACGGCCTCGAGATCCAGGACACCCCGGTTCTCGCCAACGGCCGGGTACGCCACCACGGTGAGCCGGTCGCCCTCGTGGCCGCCGACCACCCGGAGACCGCCCGCCGCGCGGCCGCCAAGATCAAGATCGACTACCGCGAGCTGCCGCTCGTCACCGACGAGGCGTCCGCCCTCGCCGAGGGCGCGCCGCTGATCCACGAGGGCCGCGACGACCACCACATCGGTCACGTCCCGCACCCGAACATCGTGCACCGCCAGCCGATCATCCGCGGCAACGTGGAAGAGGCCCGCAAGCGCGCCGACGTCATCGTCGAGGGCGAGTACACCTTCGGCATGCAGGACCAGGCCTTCCTCGGCCCGGAGTCCGGTCTGGCCGTGCCGTCCGAGGACGGCGGTGTCGAGCTGTACGTCGCCACCCAGTGGCTGCACTCGGACCTCCAGCAGATCGCCCCGGTCCTCGGCCTGCCGCCGGAGAAGGTCCGTATGACGCTCTCGGGCGTCGGCGGTGCCTTCGGTGGCCGCGAGGACATCTCGATGCAGATCCACGCCTGCCTCCTGGCCCTGGCCACGAACAAGCCGGTCAAGATCGTCTACAACCGGTTCGAGTCCTTCTTCGGCCACGTGCACCGTCACCCGGCGAAGCTGTACTACGAGCACGGCGCCACCAAGGACGGCAAGCTCACGCACATGAAGTGCAAGATCGTCCTGGACGGCGGCGCGTACGCGTCCGCCTCCCCGGCGGTCGTGGGCAACGCCTCCTCCCTCTCGGTCGGTCCCTACGTCCTGGAGGACGTGGACATCGAGGCGATCGCGCTCTACACGAACAACCCGCCCTGCGGCGCGATGCGCGGCTTCGGCGCCGTCCAGGCCTGCTTCGCCTACGAGGCCCAGATGGACAAGCTCGCGGCGAAGCTGGGCATGGACCCGGTCGAGTTCCGCCAGCTGAACGCCATGGAGATGGGCACGATCATGCCCACCGGCCAGGTCGTGGACGCCCCGGCGCCCGTGGCCGAGCTGCTGCGCCGGGTCAAGGCCCGCCCGCTGCCGCCGGAGCGCCAGTGGGAGACCGCCGGCGAGGGCGCGGACGTCCGCGCGCTGCCCGGTGGCCTCTCGAACACCACCCACGGTGAGGGCGTCGTCCGCGGCGTCGGCTACGCGGTCGGCATCAAGAACGTCGGCTTCTCCGAGGGCTTCGACGACTACTCCACCGCCCGCGTGCGGCTGGAGGTCATCAACGGCGAGCCCGTCGCGATGGTCCACACGGCCATGGCGGAGGTCGGCCAGGGCGGCATCACCGTCCACACGCAGATCGCCCGTACCGAGCTGGGCGTCACGCAGGTGACCATCCACCCGGCCGACACCCAGGTCGGCTCCGCCGGTTCCACGTCCGCCTCGCGGCAGACGTACATGACCGGTGGCGCGGTGAAGAACACCTGTGAGGCCGTCCGCGAGGCGCTCCTGGAGATCGGCCGCCGCAAGAACGGCTCGTACCACCCCGCGTGGGCCACCGCCGAGCTGCTGCTCGAAGGCGGCAAGGTCGTCACCGACGCCGGCGAGGTCCTCGCGGACATCGCCGACATCCTCGAGGGCGAGGCCATCGACCTCGAGCTCGAGTTCCGCCACGCGGCGACCGAGCCCTTCGACCTGGTCACCGGCCAGGGCAACGGCCACGTCCAGTACACCTTCGCCGCGCACCGCGCGGTGGTCGAGGTGGACACCGAGCTGGGCCTGGTCAAGGTCGTCGAGCTGGCGACCGCCCAGGACGTCGGCAAGGCGCTGAACATGCTCTCCGTGGTCGGCCAGATCCAGGGTGGTACCACCCAGGGCCTGGGCGTCGCGATCATGGAAGAGATCATCGTGGACCCGAAGACCGCGAAGGTGCGCAACCCCTCCTTCACGGACTACCTGATCCCGACCATCCTCGACACCCCGACCATCCCGGTCGACGTCCTGGAGCTCGCCGACCCGAAGGCGCCGTACGGCCTGCGCGGAATGGGCGAGGCCCCGACCCTCTCGTCCACCCCGGCCGTCATCGCGGCGATCCGGCAGGCGACCGGTCTGGAGATCAACAAGACGCCGATCCGTCCGGAAGCCCTCACCGGCACCCTCTAG
- a CDS encoding XdhC family protein — MLDIAEELNRWVEQGRDFAVATVVAVGGSAPRQPGAALAVDGEGTAIGSVSGGCVEGAVYDLCRQALEDGETVLERFGYSDDDAFAVGLTCGGIIDILVTPVPVGSPAREVFAAALAAAARGEAAAVARIAEGPAELKGRAVLVRGDGGHEGGFGGHPELDRTIAEEARAMLDAGRTGVLEIGADGRLCGEPLKVLVESSVPPPRMIVFGAIDFASALVRIGKFLGYHVTLCDARPVFATKNRFPEADEIVVEWPHRYLEAQSSAGSLDGRTVLCVLTHDAKFDVPLLELALKLPVAYVGAMGSRRTHEDRNKRLREVGVTELELARLRSPIGLDLGARSPEETALSIAAEIVANRRGGSGAALTGAHIPIHPDTSNTVIGRIGSVA; from the coding sequence ATGCTGGACATCGCCGAAGAACTGAACCGGTGGGTCGAGCAGGGACGTGACTTTGCCGTCGCCACGGTGGTGGCGGTCGGCGGGAGCGCGCCCCGGCAGCCCGGAGCCGCGCTCGCCGTCGACGGCGAGGGCACGGCCATCGGCTCGGTTTCCGGCGGATGCGTGGAGGGCGCGGTGTACGACCTGTGCCGGCAGGCGCTGGAGGACGGCGAGACCGTCCTGGAGCGCTTCGGCTACAGCGACGACGATGCCTTCGCCGTGGGTCTGACCTGCGGCGGGATCATCGACATCCTCGTCACCCCGGTCCCCGTGGGATCCCCGGCGCGCGAGGTGTTCGCGGCCGCGCTGGCCGCGGCCGCCCGCGGCGAGGCCGCGGCGGTCGCCCGGATCGCGGAGGGGCCGGCCGAGCTCAAGGGCCGCGCCGTACTCGTCCGGGGCGACGGCGGCCACGAGGGCGGTTTCGGGGGACACCCCGAGCTGGACCGCACCATCGCCGAGGAGGCCCGCGCCATGCTGGACGCGGGCAGGACCGGCGTGCTGGAGATCGGCGCCGACGGCCGGCTCTGCGGAGAGCCGCTGAAGGTGCTCGTCGAGTCCAGCGTCCCGCCGCCGCGGATGATCGTCTTCGGCGCCATCGACTTCGCGTCCGCCCTGGTCCGGATCGGCAAGTTCCTCGGCTACCACGTGACCCTGTGTGACGCGCGCCCCGTGTTCGCGACGAAGAACCGTTTCCCCGAGGCGGACGAGATCGTCGTCGAATGGCCGCACCGCTACCTCGAGGCACAGTCCTCTGCGGGCTCGCTGGACGGCCGGACCGTCCTGTGCGTGCTCACCCACGATGCCAAGTTCGACGTCCCGCTCCTCGAACTGGCCCTCAAGCTGCCCGTCGCGTACGTCGGCGCCATGGGCTCCCGCCGTACCCACGAGGACCGCAACAAGCGGCTCCGCGAGGTCGGCGTGACCGAGCTCGAGCTCGCCCGGCTGCGCTCCCCGATCGGCCTGGACCTCGGCGCCCGCTCCCCGGAGGAGACCGCGCTGTCCATCGCCGCCGAGATCGTCGCCAACCGCCGCGGCGGCTCCGGCGCGGCCCTCACCGGAGCGCACATACCGATCCACCCGGACACCTCGAACACGGTGATCGGCAGGATCGGCTCCGTCGCTTGA
- a CDS encoding (2Fe-2S)-binding protein, whose product MPDSSVDAPPPAGSAVADAYARLSQVYDRLQVTERAAHETAPRGVGWVGADALAAGGAELDGYLAWDDAQVLRDYGRQARPDVVATFGLHRYAWPACLLITAPWFLHRRVPRLSAQQVAFHRTQGRMSVRIDSFACLPDDPAAALPGARVVPGEEALRGEVRAAVAQHLEPLLDGFGPRMRRGRRALWGMVTDEIVSGVWHLGKLVGEERRARAELEALLPGRTAPYTAGAAFRMLSGPDGERLPTRDRASCCLFYTIRPEDTCTTCPRTCDADRIVRLTAAA is encoded by the coding sequence ATGCCCGACAGCTCCGTCGACGCCCCGCCCCCGGCCGGCTCTGCGGTGGCGGACGCGTACGCACGCCTGTCGCAGGTGTACGACAGGCTGCAGGTCACCGAGCGCGCAGCACACGAGACCGCCCCTCGCGGTGTGGGGTGGGTCGGTGCGGATGCGCTCGCGGCGGGCGGAGCCGAGCTGGACGGGTACCTCGCCTGGGACGACGCCCAGGTCCTTCGGGACTACGGCCGCCAGGCCCGCCCCGACGTCGTGGCCACCTTCGGCCTGCACCGGTACGCATGGCCCGCGTGCCTGCTGATCACGGCCCCCTGGTTCCTCCACCGGCGGGTGCCCCGGCTGTCGGCGCAGCAGGTGGCCTTCCATCGGACCCAGGGGCGCATGAGCGTGCGCATCGACTCCTTCGCGTGCCTGCCGGACGATCCGGCGGCCGCTCTCCCCGGGGCCCGTGTCGTGCCCGGCGAGGAGGCGCTGCGCGGTGAGGTGCGGGCTGCGGTGGCCCAGCACCTCGAGCCCCTCCTGGACGGCTTCGGCCCGCGCATGCGGCGCGGCCGCCGCGCCCTGTGGGGCATGGTGACCGACGAGATCGTCTCGGGCGTCTGGCACCTGGGCAAGCTGGTGGGCGAGGAGCGCCGGGCCAGGGCGGAGCTGGAGGCGCTGCTGCCCGGCAGGACGGCCCCGTACACCGCGGGCGCGGCGTTCCGCATGCTCTCCGGCCCGGACGGCGAACGGCTGCCCACCCGGGACCGCGCGAGCTGCTGCCTCTTCTACACGATCCGGCCCGAGGACACCTGCACCACCTGCCCCCGCACCTGCGACGCGGACCGCATCGTCCGCCTCACAGCTGCCGCCTGA
- a CDS encoding NCS2 family permease, with product MTQSSVEPKTTAEEAGDGSRTPAGRSWLDRYFHITHRGSSVGNEVRGGVTTFMAMAYILLLNPLILSGKDVAGDTMSQKALITATAFAAALTTLLMGFVGKVPLALAAGLSVSGVLSSQVAPQMTWPQAMGMCVMYGVVICLLVVTGLREMIMNAIPLALKHAITMGIGMFVALIGLVKAGFVGKGSEFGPPVQLGSVGELAGWPVLIFCVTLLTIFMLQARKVPGAILIGIVGGTVLAAILNAVADIDAKAWRNGPPTLNGSAVSMPDFSLFGKVEFGGWGDVGVMTVGMIVFTLVLAGFFDAMATIIGVGTEAKLADDKGRMPGLSKALFIDGAGGAIGGFTGGSGQTVFVESATGVGEGARTGLASVVTGLFFAACLFFTPITQIVPGEVASAALVVIGAMMMQNARHVDWADTATAIPVFLTVVVMPFTYSITPGVAAGVISYVAIKVAQGKAREIGAFMWVLTGVFLVFFALHPIEAWLGVK from the coding sequence ATGACCCAGTCGTCTGTGGAGCCCAAGACCACCGCGGAAGAGGCCGGCGACGGCTCTCGTACCCCCGCCGGGCGTTCTTGGCTCGACCGGTACTTTCACATCACGCACAGAGGATCCAGCGTCGGCAATGAGGTTCGTGGCGGAGTCACGACCTTCATGGCCATGGCGTACATCCTCTTGCTCAACCCGCTGATCCTCTCCGGCAAGGACGTCGCCGGAGACACCATGAGCCAGAAGGCTCTCATCACCGCCACCGCGTTCGCGGCGGCCCTGACCACGCTCCTCATGGGCTTCGTCGGCAAGGTCCCGCTGGCCCTGGCCGCAGGCCTTTCCGTCTCCGGCGTGCTCTCCTCGCAGGTCGCCCCGCAGATGACCTGGCCGCAGGCCATGGGCATGTGTGTGATGTACGGCGTCGTGATCTGTCTCCTGGTCGTCACCGGCCTCCGAGAGATGATCATGAACGCGATCCCGCTCGCGCTCAAGCACGCGATCACCATGGGCATCGGCATGTTCGTCGCCCTGATCGGACTCGTGAAGGCCGGCTTCGTCGGCAAGGGCTCCGAGTTCGGTCCTCCGGTCCAGCTCGGTTCGGTCGGCGAGCTCGCCGGCTGGCCCGTCCTGATCTTCTGCGTCACCCTGCTGACCATCTTCATGCTGCAGGCCCGCAAGGTCCCCGGCGCGATCCTGATCGGCATCGTCGGCGGCACCGTGCTCGCCGCGATCCTCAACGCAGTGGCGGACATCGACGCGAAGGCCTGGCGCAACGGTCCGCCGACCCTGAACGGCTCCGCGGTCTCGATGCCCGACTTCTCGCTCTTCGGCAAGGTCGAGTTCGGCGGCTGGGGCGACGTCGGCGTCATGACGGTCGGCATGATCGTCTTCACCCTGGTCCTCGCCGGCTTCTTCGACGCGATGGCCACCATCATCGGCGTCGGCACCGAGGCCAAGCTCGCCGACGACAAGGGCCGTATGCCGGGCCTGTCCAAGGCGCTGTTCATCGACGGTGCCGGCGGCGCCATCGGCGGCTTCACCGGCGGCTCCGGCCAGACCGTGTTCGTCGAGTCCGCCACCGGCGTCGGCGAGGGCGCCCGCACGGGCCTCGCCTCCGTCGTCACGGGCCTGTTCTTCGCCGCCTGCCTCTTCTTCACCCCGATCACGCAGATCGTCCCGGGTGAGGTCGCCTCCGCCGCCTTGGTCGTCATCGGCGCGATGATGATGCAGAACGCCCGCCACGTGGACTGGGCCGACACCGCGACCGCCATCCCGGTCTTCCTGACCGTGGTGGTCATGCCCTTCACGTACTCGATCACCCCGGGTGTCGCCGCCGGTGTCATCTCCTACGTGGCCATCAAGGTCGCGCAGGGCAAGGCCCGCGAGATCGGCGCCTTCATGTGGGTCCTGACCGGCGTCTTCCTGGTCTTCTTCGCCCTCCACCCGATCGAGGCGTGGCTCGGTGTGAAGTAA
- a CDS encoding GntR family transcriptional regulator, whose amino-acid sequence MHEAAPVGVTALIPTQKVLRHSVRAQVLDALRAALVDGELAPGEIYSGPALGERFGVSATPVREAMQQLALEGAVECLPNRGFRVLSRTPRALAELAEVRALLEVPVMLRLARTVPAEAWAALRPAAAATAEAAAAGDLPGYADADRAFHREVLSLGANDQLVQVAEELHRRSQWPLPGAPRVRRADLVADAAEHSALLEALIAGDLPLIEPLIRNHFTGA is encoded by the coding sequence GTGCACGAAGCGGCCCCCGTCGGGGTGACGGCGCTGATCCCGACGCAGAAGGTGCTGCGCCATTCGGTGCGCGCGCAGGTGCTGGACGCGCTGCGCGCCGCACTCGTCGACGGCGAGCTGGCGCCGGGGGAGATCTACTCCGGGCCGGCCCTGGGGGAGCGCTTCGGCGTCTCCGCGACGCCCGTGCGCGAGGCGATGCAGCAGCTGGCGCTGGAGGGGGCGGTGGAATGCCTGCCGAACCGGGGCTTCCGGGTGCTGTCGCGCACGCCGCGGGCCCTGGCGGAGCTGGCGGAGGTCCGCGCGCTGCTGGAGGTGCCGGTGATGCTGCGGCTGGCCCGTACGGTCCCGGCGGAGGCCTGGGCGGCGCTGCGGCCGGCGGCGGCCGCCACGGCCGAGGCCGCCGCGGCCGGTGACCTCCCGGGGTACGCGGACGCGGACCGGGCCTTCCACCGGGAGGTCCTCTCCCTGGGCGCGAACGACCAGCTGGTCCAGGTCGCCGAGGAACTGCACCGCCGGTCCCAGTGGCCGCTGCCCGGCGCTCCGCGGGTCCGCAGGGCGGACCTCGTCGCGGACGCGGCGGAGCACTCGGCCCTACTGGAGGCCCTGATCGCGGGCGACCTCCCGCTGATCGAACCCCTGATCCGCAACCACTTCACCGGCGCCTGA